One genomic segment of Vagococcus intermedius includes these proteins:
- the deoC gene encoding deoxyribose-phosphate aldolase, translating into MELNRKMDHTILKADATKADVIKLIEEAKKYQFYSVCVNPTWVRLATDMLSQEPVAVCTVIGFPLGANTSAVKAFETTDAIENGADEVDMVINIGALKAGEDDLVQADIEAVVLAAKDKALVKVIIETALLTADEIERACRLAKAAKADFVKTSTGFSTAGATVEHVALMRQTVGKEMGVKASGGIHSEQDATNMIEAGASRLGTSASVAIISKG; encoded by the coding sequence ATGGAATTAAACAGAAAAATGGATCATACGATTTTAAAGGCAGATGCAACAAAGGCAGACGTTATAAAATTAATTGAAGAAGCGAAAAAATATCAGTTTTATTCAGTATGTGTTAACCCAACATGGGTTAGACTTGCCACTGATATGTTGAGTCAAGAACCAGTAGCTGTTTGTACAGTAATTGGTTTCCCTTTAGGTGCTAATACCTCTGCAGTTAAAGCTTTTGAAACAACAGATGCTATTGAAAATGGTGCAGATGAAGTTGACATGGTCATCAATATTGGCGCTTTAAAAGCTGGTGAAGATGATTTAGTTCAAGCCGATATTGAAGCAGTTGTTTTAGCTGCTAAAGATAAAGCGTTAGTAAAAGTCATTATTGAAACAGCACTATTGACTGCAGATGAAATTGAAAGAGCTTGTCGTTTAGCAAAAGCCGCTAAAGCCGATTTTGTTAAAACTTCAACTGGCTTTTCTACTGCAGGAGCAACGGTAGAACATGTCGCATTAATGCGTCAAACAGTCGGCAAAGAAATGGGAGTTAAAGCCTCTGGCGGTATCCATTCAGAACAAGATGCTACAAATATGATTGAAGCAGGGGCTTCACGTTTGGGAACAAGCGCGAGCGTTGCAATTATTTCAAAAGGCTAG
- a CDS encoding cytidine deaminase yields the protein MCEKDKWIEIARAQATKENAYVPYSKFPVGACLITEDNQVFTGVNIENASYGLTNCAERTAIFKAVSEGHRKFKQIVIAGNTDTPISPCGACRQVMAEFCEPSMPVTLVAGDGSTLDMTLEQLLPYSFTEKQL from the coding sequence ATGTGTGAAAAAGATAAGTGGATAGAAATTGCCCGCGCACAAGCAACAAAAGAGAACGCTTACGTACCGTATTCAAAATTCCCAGTAGGAGCTTGCTTGATTACAGAAGATAATCAAGTCTTTACTGGTGTAAATATTGAGAACGCTTCATATGGCTTAACTAATTGTGCTGAGCGTACGGCTATTTTTAAAGCGGTATCAGAAGGGCACCGTAAATTTAAGCAGATTGTCATCGCAGGAAATACAGATACACCAATCTCACCATGTGGTGCTTGTCGTCAAGTAATGGCAGAATTCTGTGAACCATCGATGCCAGTAACACTAGTTGCTGGTGATGGAAGCACATTGGATATGACATTGGAACAATTATTACCATATTCATTTACTGAAAAACAACTTTAA
- a CDS encoding BMP family lipoprotein, translating into MKLSKKLGLGVLALGMTTTLVACGSNDDKKEGSKSDEANTSVALVTDLGGVDDKSFNQSAWEGLQAWGKANNLEKGNGGYNYYQSNSDSEFDTNINTALNDGFQTVFGIGFKLKPAIEAAAGANADKNFVLIDDQIDGKDNVASIVFKDNEAAYLAGIAAAMTTKSDKLGFIGGQEGDVIGRFEAGFAAGAKSVKKDIDVSVNYVGSFGDAPKGKAAAEAMYGKGIDVIYHASGDTGNGVFTAAKDIVKADKDKKVWVVGVDRDQEAEGKEGDQNVTLTSTLKGVSQVVQDLADQAKDGKFPGGDHLVYGLKEDGVDLTDGQLTDEIKEAVNKAKEDIKSGKVEVPEKPAK; encoded by the coding sequence ATGAAATTATCTAAGAAATTAGGACTAGGTGTATTGGCTTTAGGAATGACAACAACGTTGGTAGCATGTGGTAGTAACGATGATAAAAAAGAAGGCAGCAAAAGTGATGAAGCAAACACATCAGTTGCTTTAGTTACTGACTTAGGTGGCGTAGACGATAAATCATTTAACCAATCAGCTTGGGAAGGATTACAAGCCTGGGGTAAAGCTAACAACTTAGAAAAAGGTAATGGTGGCTATAACTACTATCAATCTAACTCTGATTCAGAATTTGATACAAATATTAACACAGCCCTAAACGATGGCTTCCAAACAGTATTTGGAATTGGTTTTAAACTAAAACCAGCTATTGAAGCGGCGGCGGGTGCTAATGCTGATAAAAACTTTGTTTTAATTGATGATCAAATCGATGGTAAAGATAATGTAGCTTCTATTGTATTTAAAGATAACGAAGCAGCTTATTTAGCGGGAATTGCGGCAGCAATGACAACTAAATCAGATAAATTAGGTTTCATCGGTGGGCAAGAAGGCGATGTTATTGGACGTTTCGAGGCAGGCTTTGCAGCTGGTGCTAAATCAGTTAAAAAAGATATTGATGTAAGTGTTAACTACGTAGGATCATTTGGGGATGCACCAAAAGGGAAAGCAGCTGCAGAAGCGATGTACGGTAAAGGTATTGATGTTATTTATCACGCATCAGGTGATACAGGTAACGGCGTCTTTACAGCAGCCAAAGATATTGTAAAAGCTGATAAAGACAAAAAAGTATGGGTTGTTGGGGTTGACCGTGATCAAGAAGCCGAAGGTAAAGAAGGCGATCAAAATGTAACATTAACATCAACATTAAAAGGTGTATCTCAAGTTGTACAAGATTTAGCAGATCAAGCTAAAGATGGTAAATTCCCTGGTGGCGATCACTTAGTATATGGACTTAAAGAAGATGGTGTTGATTTGACTGATGGTCAATTAACAGATGAAATTAAAGAGGCTGTCAATAAAGCTAAAGAAGATATCAAATCAGGTAAAGTTGAAGTCCCAGAAAAACCAGCTAAATAA
- a CDS encoding ABC transporter ATP-binding protein, translated as MKNITKAFGSFKANDNINLNVKRGEIHALLGENGAGKSTLMNILSGLLQPTSGEIFINEKKEVISGPTVASNLGIGMVHQHFMLIDNFTVAENIILGSEPVKGVTIDKKKAYDEIQAVSDRYGFNIDLDALVSDISVGMQQRVEILKTLYRGADILIFDEPTAVLTPQEIDELIGIMHGLVAEGKSLIIITHKLDEIKAVADRCTIIRRGKSIDTVNVADVSSQDLADLMVGRSVSFKTPKVEAKPTTPVLEVKNLVVKENRGLEAVKNMNLEVRAGEIVGIAGIDGNGQSELIQAITGMRRVESGTIEINGKDMTNFKPRQITENSVGHVPEDRHKYGLVLPMTLSENIALQTYYKEPNSKNGLLNYKYINNHAIELINEFDVRTPSEVVPASALSGGNQQKAIIAREIDRDPDLLIVSQPTRGLDVGAIEYIHKRLIEQRDNGKGVLCVSFELDEILNVSDRIVVMFEGTITGIVDPKETTEQELGMLMAGMTIEQARETLKQQATEGASGHE; from the coding sequence ATGAAGAACATCACCAAAGCCTTCGGTTCATTTAAAGCAAATGATAATATTAACTTAAACGTTAAACGAGGCGAAATCCATGCACTTTTAGGTGAAAATGGAGCAGGTAAGTCAACTTTGATGAATATTTTATCAGGGTTGTTACAACCGACATCAGGTGAAATATTTATCAACGAAAAAAAAGAAGTAATTTCTGGTCCTACAGTAGCAAGTAATCTAGGTATCGGGATGGTGCATCAGCATTTTATGTTGATTGATAATTTTACCGTAGCTGAAAACATTATTTTAGGTAGTGAACCAGTTAAAGGTGTTACCATTGACAAGAAAAAGGCCTATGACGAAATCCAAGCTGTTTCGGATCGATATGGTTTTAACATTGACTTAGATGCTTTAGTTTCAGATATCTCAGTAGGGATGCAACAGCGTGTTGAGATTTTAAAAACCCTTTATCGTGGAGCAGACATTTTAATTTTTGATGAACCTACTGCGGTACTGACACCACAAGAAATTGATGAGTTAATTGGTATCATGCACGGGTTAGTAGCAGAAGGAAAATCATTGATTATTATTACTCATAAACTAGATGAAATCAAAGCCGTAGCAGATCGTTGTACGATTATTCGTCGTGGTAAGAGTATTGATACGGTAAATGTAGCAGACGTTTCATCACAAGATTTAGCAGATTTGATGGTTGGCCGTTCGGTGTCGTTTAAGACACCGAAGGTTGAGGCTAAGCCAACTACACCAGTTTTAGAAGTGAAAAATCTAGTGGTAAAAGAAAACCGCGGATTAGAAGCTGTTAAAAATATGAACCTTGAGGTTCGAGCAGGTGAAATAGTTGGGATTGCTGGAATTGATGGAAATGGGCAAAGTGAATTAATTCAAGCTATCACAGGAATGCGTAGAGTTGAAAGTGGTACGATTGAAATTAATGGTAAGGATATGACGAATTTTAAACCACGTCAGATTACTGAAAACAGTGTCGGACATGTCCCAGAAGACCGTCATAAGTATGGTTTAGTTTTACCGATGACCTTGTCAGAAAATATTGCCTTACAAACTTATTATAAAGAACCAAATAGTAAAAATGGTTTACTGAATTATAAATATATTAACAATCATGCCATTGAGTTAATTAACGAATTTGATGTTCGGACACCGAGTGAAGTTGTACCAGCTAGCGCTCTTTCCGGTGGTAACCAACAAAAAGCGATTATTGCACGTGAAATAGATCGTGATCCAGATTTATTGATTGTCTCACAACCTACTCGTGGTTTAGATGTTGGGGCTATTGAATACATTCATAAGCGTTTAATTGAACAACGTGATAATGGTAAAGGTGTTTTGTGTGTCAGCTTTGAATTAGATGAAATTCTAAACGTTTCAGACCGTATTGTCGTAATGTTTGAAGGAACTATCACGGGAATTGTTGATCCAAAAGAAACAACTGAGCAAGAGCTTGGTATGTTGATGGCTGGAATGACAATTGAACAAGCCCGAGAAACTTTAAAACAACAAGCAACGGAAGGAGCGAGCGGACATGAGTA